Within the Naumovozyma castellii chromosome 1, complete genome genome, the region CAGTAGCTTTCTTAGAAGATCCATTACGggttaaatattttcaatcgattgaattttccaaagcTATGCCGAGCACGTGACCGAAAGAACAATTAGCTACTAATTGCAGTTATTATTCGCACATTACATCTAGAAAACTTTCAGTTCCATAGTTTATAGTTCCAAATCCTTTTCAAGTTGATTTTTGCCCCTTTATTATGTTGTGTAAGGTTTTCCTGTTCATGGCTTGTGTGCTCTGAGGGTTCCTGTGAATCATACTCTTTTGAACTGATTTCTGCAATCATACTTGCGTTGCTTACATCCTGAACtccttcatttttttctttcgaGAATTCGGTTGTGGTGTCTATAAGGACTGATTCTGCAGATTGCGgtattggaattattttAACTTCAGGACATTGAATACCTCGCATCTCTGCCTTTTTGTAAAGGTCACTTTCATCTTTGAAGCAGTAACTTCCTGTAAGGTTTCTCATAATCTTTTAAATTCTGGGTACCAACTTTGTAACATTAGCAAAGTGCTAAACACTGTCAACCATGAggtcattattatcattgttgGGCTTACTTAATCTTTCTTTAGTGTCACAAAATTTGTCGCCCTACACGatctggaaaatttttctaaGAAACCGCATCTACAGAAGAAATTACTAGTagctcatctcatctcatctcatctcaaTAACTCAATGTATCTTAATACTTAGTCTATaacatttcattatttgtaaagaattaataaaatcaaCATCTGTGAACTATGGCTAAGACAActccaagaaagaaaacCGGTATGACCACCCGTTCAGgttcaaattccaaaaagAATACTCCTGTGAATACTCCAACCAAGCAGAAGAAGGGCAAGAAGTCCACTGCTAATGACGATTCTGTTTTGTCCCAAGatagaattgaaaaggcCGTGACTGCGTtgaccaaatatttgaacAAGAAGGATGACAAGAAGGAAGACCAAttgattgatgatgatgaattgacCAACagtttgaatttgattatCGTTAATAATGAACCATATTCTGGTAATTCTAAGAGCTTCAAATCTAAGTTGATAAATGTTAAACATTCTCTTTATAAGCCATGGAAAGAGGCTGGTGTCACTTCTATTAAGGATTTTAAGACTCTTTTGATCTTGAAGGATTCTGATGTCAAGAAGGTCTCTGAAGATGATCTACATGATAAATTGAACGGCGCTGGTATcaccattgatgaaattgtaTGTGGTAAAGATTTGAAGACAAAGTATAAGGCATTCGAAAGTAGAAGAGCTTTCATTTCTGAATTTTCATTGATATTGGCTGATGATAACATTGTCACCACGCTACCAAAGTTACTAGGTGGTAAAGCTTATGAAAAGGTGGAAACTActccaattccaataagGTGTTATTCTAACaaacaattttctttaaaaacTTTGACTGCTAGTGTCAAGAGAGTGTATCTAAACCAACTACCGGTCAAGATCCCAAGAGGTACCACTCTAAATGTTCATTTAGGTAATTTAGATTGGTTCAAATCTAAAGAACTGGTGGAAAACATTAAAGACATTTcagaaaattttattaagaatTACAAGGTTAGAACCATCCTTTTAAAGAGTAATCAATCACCAGTGTTACCTTTATACAATAATGAAGCTGTTGTAGACGAGTTAGCTGAAAAGGCAGCCACAGAAAAGGCAACCCAAGAAAAGGAATCTAACGTTGTTAATGTTGATGGTGTTGATCTCCAAATATCAAACTTCGATAAGACTTTGATGGAACTTGCTAATCCAGAAGATTATAGTTCAGTGCTTGGTAAGAGAGTTCAAACAGCTAAGAGACAAAGAGCTGCCGCTGATGACGAAAAGAAGCAACCAAGTGAAGTCAAAAAGGTCAAAAAGGctaagaaataaatttctcTTGTGGATAATCAATTTAGAACCAATCATACTGTATACTACTTAATTCTATAAATTTATCCGTCTATTTTGTcataaagaaaaaatttggtgagatttattatctttgaaaaatggtcACCGGAGTTAGTTAGTCATATCAAGGTCAAAGAGTGAACCATCTTCTCCAacttctttttttcaagacTACCTTCAAGAAAATCGACGTTCATTTTATATTCTGAACACTTCTTCCTTAACTGTGGCTTTCATTGTTTTTCGGAAACCTATAATAAACTAGTGTGTCAAGAAAATGACAcaaaatttttaaaatacaGAAGTCTCCATAACGACTTACCGGCTTAAGCAGTAGCAATAAAAAACTGGGTACTTAGAATACATTATCTGCCATGAGTGATAAAGATTTTCTAAATCAAGTTAATATGAATGAGattattaatcaattcaAGGAAAGAATTGACATATTAAAGGAATCATGGGATCATTTTACATGCGAGAATAAACAAGCAATAGAGCAAGGAAATCTGGATgcatttgaaaatatggTTTCAACAATTCAAAGCCAAAATGCCAATATTCTAATTGACCTAAATCTCATGAAGAAATACTtcaatattgatgatgGCTATGTTAACAATTTATTTGGGCAAGCTGAATTAAATCAggaagaaattaatgatataagtattgatattgaaactCCACCAGAACAACTAGATAGTCTTCAAAGTTGGGAAAGTGAAGACTCTACTGACATTGATCAAGATATTGTCCAAACCAGACCCACTAAAAATTTCCATGGAGTGCGACACACTGAAAACAACAGAAGAAGCAAAAAATATGCattccaaaaaaatattgctTGTGATCAGCGGGATAAAATAGTTATTGATTTGGTCGAATATCCTTCCacaattaaagatttgGTTGTGGATTTCGAAACTGTTGTGTTTCCACAGCTAAAATATCTACAAAGAAGTATGGGGAAAAAAGCCTTAAGAAACATTGCAAAGCTTAGAACTGTGCAAAGAAGGAAGTCTTTGGTTCGTGCCATTCACGATATTTCAACTTTGTACAATCTATCACTTGAGGAAGTCATCaacatttttgaaaccaTAAGAGAGAATGGAGGGAAATCAGTTGCATGGATGTACAACAACAAAGCACATGTTCTCCAAACAGTACAAGATCTGTTAAAATGAGCTGagatttttttaatttatcgattattaaataatattaataatattagtATACCAGTACTTATATCTATATAATGGCTTAATGCTAGGATGTGAAAAGTTTTTTAAAGGTCGTTCTAAACTCTAGTACTTTCAGCATTCCTGTTCTTGGCTGCATTTATGATTTGTTTCCAATCGCAATGGAAAACAGCATATCCTTGACAAATACTCATCATGATTAAGGCACAAGTAATACCATACCATAACCCAGAAATGCccattttaaaattaaaagtCAGCATATATGCCATTGGGATCCCAACACAATAAAATGCGAAGAGATTAATATAGCCACCTATCTTTTGTCTACCTTGGCCTCTCAAACAGCCGGCTGTCGATGCGTTGAATGCATCAAAAAGTTGCATACATGCCAGTATGGGTAAAGTTGAAATCACCAAATTTACTACGTCGGATTCATTAGAGAACATTTTAGCAATTCGATCTTTacattcaaaaattataaCCATgttcattgaagaacaaacaaatgataataataacgcCATTGTACATGTCTTAATACAACTTCGATACAACGAGGCACCAATAAAATTAGCCACACGGGTGCTTGTCGATACAGAGATGGAGAATGGAACTTGGTATGCTAGAGATGCCACAGTTGCAACAATTGATTGAGCTGCTAATGGCGCAGTACCTAGGTGGGATGCAAAAATtgtcaaaatttcaaatccaagAAACTCAGCTTCGACCATAATAATCCCTGGTAAAGCCAAATTAAACATTTTTCtccaatttttgaatacTTGAGTCTTCTTAATAATACCATTCCAACATTTCATAGGCCTTGCCTCGTGTTGTGTTGTGACTGCATATACCATTAAACCTAGAGCCATTAACCAATAATTAATAGCAACAGATAAAGGAGCACCCAAATAACCAATACCAATTGTTTTGTCCCACACCAAGAtataattcattaatgcGTTCAAAGGAGCACAAATGAATAATACTATTGTAGAGGCATGGAATATACCTTGACATTGTAAAAATCTTTTACCACATTCGAAAATTATAAAACCTGGGACACCAAAGGCAGTTATCCTTAAATAATTTGCTGCTAACTTACAAAGTTCTTTCTCTGGGATCATCCATGATAATATTGTCTCTGACCAACTCCACCAAATATACATTACTGGCAGGAATGCTAGGATGGTTATAACTGCACATCGTTGAATTAAGACACCAACAAGGCGATAATTCTTGGCTCCATACGCTTGTGAACATAATGTATCTAAGCAAGTACACAGTCCTTGAATTGCCGCCAGTCCTGTAATATTGGCGGTCATGGATCCTAACGTGACACCACCCAGTTCTTTAGTTCCTAAGTGTGATACTGAGAAGATCGATGCCaatgataaagaattttgCAATATGAATGTGAATATTAATGGTAGAGCATTCACGGCTATAACTTTACATTCTCTTTTATAAGTAGTATTAATGTTTTTCCCAGACTCAATTGCATTTTCCCAGGTTGTTATAATATCATTGGATTCCAATATTAATTCTTGTTGTGTAGCTTCACTAGGGTGTGCTAATTGAGCATCATCTTTTTGATTCAACAGCTTATTATCTATCAATAAATCTCTTTCCTCCTCTATCAAAGAAATGGGCAAAGAGTCTCTTCTTGCTAATGATAGTCTTCTTATAGGTATGGTAGAATAAAGATTATCAGTGGTAGTATCATTAGTAGCTCCATAATGAGATTGCAAGTTTGGATCTCCCTCTAGTTGTAAAGTAGTTGCATTATTGGCGTCCAATAGAGATTCGTATTCATTTTGTTGTATTTGTCGTTgttcttccatttcatcGGAATAAtcagattcttcatcattattatcgACAGTATTTGTTGGAATATAATCGGTAGGAATGAAGAGACCACCCTTTCCGACACTTGAGGAATATATGACTGATGATTTCCTTTCAGATGTAGTATGACGAAATTGTTTAGTCATgccaatatttttttttcggAGATGAGTTCTATTCAAATTAATAGGCAACGTGTACCGTGTACCGTTTGCAGCTTGTCGTTTGAGCGagtatttttttaataGCAAAGAAGTGTAATTCTTAGCCGTAAATTATGAATTGATAGTGGGTTGTAATATAGAAGGGATTAATGTGTACCTGAATATACAATTGCTTGAATTTATCGAGAAAACATGTACAAGGAATTTTACGACTAAAAGAGAACATGGCTGTTACAATGgaagttttcaatttttcatttttccttgcattaaatttttcaatatttttggtTGGGTAAGAGGAAACATGAAACataaaagatgaaaaaCAGAAACAAGTGGACAAATCTGGCATGGGGCAATTATTAAGTACGATATAGATTACATTAAATACGTTAGAATAAGAACTAACCAAAAAACTAGAACTAgcttttttgaataattgattaGACATCCTTCAGTGATACCTCAGAAACATATTGGCCTTCCTTGAACCAACCAATTTTAACAGCTTTGGAATAGAATAATTTACATTAATTACAAAGCGTACGTGGTCCATAGGGTCCTCTCTGCCACTGACCAATTTTGGAAGAAGAGCACCGTTTACAACGTTTTGTCGTTCCCACAACTACTTTCTTTGAAGCATGAGTGTTTGAAGGTATTTCAGTTTTGATAAAAGTCGGTGAGCCTTTATCCAAGGACTCAAATTCTTTTCCACAGGAAAGATTGCACCTGATTATAGTCAGCACAAACCTGgttgttcttcctctgAAAATATGTCCCACTAATTTCAACACTTCTTTACCTTCTCTAAGAACAGTCTGAATCAAAGCCTGCAACAACATAGAGGGAGTCATAGCTGGTTGGGGATTGTTATACAAGTGGACCTTTTCCAGTTGTATGGAGAACTGCGAATAAATCAAGTTCTAAGGTCGAATACTTTTGTTGTGTCTGATTGCAATAGCATAAAGAAATGTTATCAATGGCTTTAATTAAGGGCAGATGCGATTACAATAACCACTAATCTGGTCCCTCTGTTCCAATCGAACCAGCAAAGAAACTTCCAAAAGAAATGTTCGGATAGGAGCTGAGAGACCAATCATGCTAATATAATTATAACACTTTCAGGTCTGTAAATGAAGGACATTTTGTTTTGATGTAACACcatcttccttttcaatttctttgacGTCCTCATGTTTAAGTTCGAGATTTTTTGCGAATAGATAAGGATGTCGGGCTTATAATTTGATCAACTCGATGAAAatttccattgaaaatCTGGAACACGTTGGTAAAACGCACTTATAATAGTTGGAACATGCCCTCTTGGTTGTTTGCGTAATAAGGACCCTTTTGCTCTATTTTTACATTTCTACTCCACTCCGTGAGGACAATGGTGCCATGCCATGCCATAGCAGCACCTTGTGACGTGGTTAACCCCTAACGCCGGAGCGGAGCCGGTTTCGGGTTTGCATTCGGGTTCGGTGAGCAACTCGGCCGAACAGAGAAGAGTACGTAATTGACTTGCTGGTCATTTTAGGTTTATTACGTTCCTGTCGTTTTCCTCGTGTTTACGTACGCACGCAGGGAGGGGTGACAGAGACTAAGCACTCCACTGTGCTCTCTGGGCAACACATACCCCAGACAAAAGGGAAGCCTCGGTGTATATAAGGGAGCCATAGATCTTCCTTTACTGGCGTATCTATTGTGTTTTTCCGTCCTTGAAcaattctttattcttGAGAGAGCAACAACAGAACAACTAACGAGAAGACGCAATGCCTAAACTATTAACTTTGAACAACGGTATGAAGATGCCACAAGTCGGTCTAGGTTGCTGGAAGATTCCTAACGACATCTGTGCCGACCAAGTCTACGAGGCCATCAAGGCCGGATACCGTCTATTTGACGGCGCTACCGATTACGCCAATGAAGTGGAAGTCGGGAAGGGTTTGAAGAGAGCCATGGATGACGGAATTGTCAAGAGACAGGACttgtttgttgtttctAAATTATGGAACAATTTCCACCATCCTGATCATGTTAAATTGAACTTGAAgagaaatttgaaagatttagGCTTGGATTATTTGGACTTGTATTACATTCATTTCCCAATTGCCTTCAAGTTTGTCCCAATGGAAGAAAGATACCCACCTCAAATGTACACTGGTAAGGCTGATGAAGCTAAGGGAATATTaactgaagaaaatgttcCATTATTGGACACTTATCGTGCATTGGAAGAATGCCAAAGAGAAGGTTTGATTAAGAGTATTGgtatttccaatttcaatgggGGACTTGTTGCTGATATCTTACGTGGTTGTTCCATTAAGCCTGTGGCTTTACAAATTGAACATCATCCATATTTGACTCAAGAGAAACTTTTGGAATATTGTAAGATTCATGATGTCCAAGTTGTCGGTTATTCCTCATTTGGTCCTCAATCATTTGCCGATTGTGGTATGGACCTTGCCAAGAATACTCCTCCATTGTTTGACCATCCCGTCATTAAGAAGATCGCTGAAAAGCATAATGTGTCCACTGCTGAAGTCTTACTAAGATGGGCTACTCAAAGAGGTGTTGCTATCATTCCAAAATCTTCTCACAAGAAGAGATTATTGAGCAATTTGAacattgatgataatgtGACTTtaactgaagaagatttgaagaGCATCAGCGGTCTCAATCAAAACTTGAGATTTAATGACCCATGGGACTGGAATAACTCAAAATTCCCAATCTTCCATTAAACGTACAaacaatttctttctttattttttcacGTATAACTGAATTATAAGTATATATTATcgaatataaaaatatgCGAAGGAATTATGTTTTTGCCTTCCCTAACGTTCATAAAGGTATCTTTTCCTGTTACGCCAAAACGCGTAATTTGAAatgtaaacaaaaaaaaagtgaaaaattataacTGAGACTAACGTTACAATAGATAGAACATCAAGAAAGCCTCCATTTCTCAAAGGAACCTCAGCATTTCTCTACCTACCACTACTACAAATATGCTCAGAAGTGGAAAGAGTAACAAACCCAGGAATTCCAGCAACAGCATAACAATGAATTCTTCTACAAGGCTATCATCATCACAAGCCACTAATGATGGTCATagaacaacaaaaaaacaacaaactTTATCGTCGTTTTTCTTTACAGcaaaatcatcaaattctaTTTCCACATCTACTACATCAAAACATTTGCATTCGCATTCGCATTCTCAATCCCAGAATAAGACAACTACTGGATTAGATGCAAATCATCCTATCGATATTGACAACAATAAATTCTGCCCTAATAGACCCATCTTGACTAAAAAACCATCTCTTTTATTATTCGAATCGCAAGGCTCATTTGATGAGGAATGTGATCCAGATGCAgaaatcaataatttattaaataccCCCAagttgaataattttaaatcattgaaaccaaaattATCAACGGctccaattcttcaaagatcTTCGAGTTCTATCTCGTACCACGTCACTGAAATCGACACTGATAACgacaataatgaagatgttGCCTCTCTCCGAGAGTATACCAAAGTTAGCTCCGGCTCAAGACAACTATCATTCACtagcaacaacaaatttcaAGGATCACAATCCTCCATACTGACGCAGTCCACACAAAGGCCCACAGTAAAGAGATCCTTGTCACCTACAAGGACGCCTTCATTCCAAGGCTTGAAATTAGCATCTGCCACATCAAAGAGAATAAAGCCAATCACCAGGAAAAATTCCTCATTAgcctcatcttcatcttcctctttcaaaaataattcatctttatcttccattaaattgacaaaggaacaagaaacGGTTGTGGACTTAATCGTAAAGAGAAGACTTAATGTATTCTACACTGGGTCTGCAGGTACAGGTAAATCCGTCATCCTGAAAACAATTATAAGGCAATTGAGAATGTTGTATGGTAAGGAAGAAGTGGCCATCACTGCATCCACAGGTCTCGCTGCAACCACCATCGGTGGCTCTACTTTACATAAATGGGCTGGTGTTGGTTTAGCCACTCAGCATGCAGATATGCTAGTGAACAGAattaagaataagaaaGACGTCTATAACGTCTGGAGAAATACAAGAGTCTTGATTATCGATGAAATTTCTATGGTGGACGGTTTATTTCTAAATAAGTTGGAGTATATTGCTAGAGTCATTAGAAGGAGTGATAAACCTTTTGGTGGCATTCAATTGGTCTTCACTGGTGATTTTTTCCAACTTCCTCCCGTTGCTAAGAGAGACGCCAAAGAAGTTACCatgttttgttttgaaaGTTCAATGTGGAAAAGATGTATTCAAAAGactttattattgaataaagttTTTAGGCAACAAGATGGAGATTTGGTAAGTATATTGAATTCAATTAGATTTGGTGAAGTCAATGATGAAATGATTCGTACCATTAGAAAGTTAAGTAGAGAAGTTAAGTATGATGATGGTATTGATCCCACGGAACTGTATGCTACGAGGAGAGAGGTGGAACAATCTAACATTCGCCAACTGCGTAATTTGCCAggtaaaaaatatttgtttaataGTATTGATATAGGTGCCCCAGAACACTTAAAACTATTagattcttcattgatGGTTGAGAAACAAATCATACTGAAAGAAGATGCTCAAATTATGATGTTGAGGAATAAACCAGAAGTGGACCTAGTAAATGGTTCCTTGGGGAAAGTCCTTTTTTTCACGacagaaaaattattacttaaaatgaaa harbors:
- the CIC1 gene encoding Cic1p (ancestral locus Anc_5.278) codes for the protein MAKTTPRKKTGMTTRSGSNSKKNTPVNTPTKQKKGKKSTANDDSVLSQDRIEKAVTALTKYLNKKDDKKEDQLIDDDELTNSLNLIIVNNEPYSGNSKSFKSKLINVKHSLYKPWKEAGVTSIKDFKTLLILKDSDVKKVSEDDLHDKLNGAGITIDEIVCGKDLKTKYKAFESRRAFISEFSLILADDNIVTTLPKLLGGKAYEKVETTPIPIRCYSNKQFSLKTLTASVKRVYLNQLPVKIPRGTTLNVHLGNLDWFKSKELVENIKDISENFIKNYKVRTILLKSNQSPVLPLYNNEAVVDELAEKAATEKATQEKESNVVNVDGVDLQISNFDKTLMELANPEDYSSVLGKRVQTAKRQRAAADDEKKQPSEVKKVKKAKK
- the NCAS0A06640 gene encoding transcription activator GCR1-like domain-containing protein (ancestral locus Anc_5.276), whose product is MSDKDFLNQVNMNEIINQFKERIDILKESWDHFTCENKQAIEQGNLDAFENMVSTIQSQNANILIDLNLMKKYFNIDDGYVNNLFGQAELNQEEINDISIDIETPPEQLDSLQSWESEDSTDIDQDIVQTRPTKNFHGVRHTENNRRSKKYAFQKNIACDQRDKIVIDLVEYPSTIKDLVVDFETVVFPQLKYLQRSMGKKALRNIAKLRTVQRRKSLVRAIHDISTLYNLSLEEVINIFETIRENGGKSVAWMYNNKAHVLQTVQDLLK
- the GRE3 gene encoding trifunctional aldehyde reductase/xylose reductase/glucose 1-dehydrogenase (NADP(+)) (ancestral locus Anc_5.409) translates to MPKLLTLNNGMKMPQVGLGCWKIPNDICADQVYEAIKAGYRLFDGATDYANEVEVGKGLKRAMDDGIVKRQDLFVVSKLWNNFHHPDHVKLNLKRNLKDLGLDYLDLYYIHFPIAFKFVPMEERYPPQMYTGKADEAKGILTEENVPLLDTYRALEECQREGLIKSIGISNFNGGLVADILRGCSIKPVALQIEHHPYLTQEKLLEYCKIHDVQVVGYSSFGPQSFADCGMDLAKNTPPLFDHPVIKKIAEKHNVSTAEVLLRWATQRGVAIIPKSSHKKRLLSNLNIDDNVTLTEEDLKSISGLNQNLRFNDPWDWNNSKFPIFH
- the RRM3 gene encoding DNA helicase (ancestral locus Anc_5.275); this encodes MLRSGKSNKPRNSSNSITMNSSTRLSSSQATNDGHRTTKKQQTLSSFFFTAKSSNSISTSTTSKHLHSHSHSQSQNKTTTGLDANHPIDIDNNKFCPNRPILTKKPSLLLFESQGSFDEECDPDAEINNLLNTPKLNNFKSLKPKLSTAPILQRSSSSISYHVTEIDTDNDNNEDVASLREYTKVSSGSRQLSFTSNNKFQGSQSSILTQSTQRPTVKRSLSPTRTPSFQGLKLASATSKRIKPITRKNSSLASSSSSSFKNNSSLSSIKLTKEQETVVDLIVKRRLNVFYTGSAGTGKSVILKTIIRQLRMLYGKEEVAITASTGLAATTIGGSTLHKWAGVGLATQHADMLVNRIKNKKDVYNVWRNTRVLIIDEISMVDGLFLNKLEYIARVIRRSDKPFGGIQLVFTGDFFQLPPVAKRDAKEVTMFCFESSMWKRCIQKTLLLNKVFRQQDGDLVSILNSIRFGEVNDEMIRTIRKLSREVKYDDGIDPTELYATRREVEQSNIRQLRNLPGKKYLFNSIDIGAPEHLKLLDSSLMVEKQIILKEDAQIMMLRNKPEVDLVNGSLGKVLFFTTEKLLLKMKELYGSIDDELVADMRLISQVIGNRRAIEDKTFRQDLQCRPSNRLEILETMINYAIEEDEKVHVYPFVRWTIGKNKYYHDIVLQERFPVDIPGDKVGLERSQLPIMLCWALSIHKSQGQTIQRLKVDLRNIFEAGQVYVALSRAVSQDQLQVLNFNPSRIRADDKVKEFYKHLETV